One Gloeobacter morelensis MG652769 DNA window includes the following coding sequences:
- a CDS encoding quinone oxidoreductase family protein, whose product MRAVAIKSFGGPENLAACQMPDPQPEVGEVTIDVEYAGVNYLELMFRRGFVAVPLPFVPGIEVAGHIRAVGEGVTDLQVGQPVAALTIVGQGGYAEVVRSPAALTFALDTLARPVDLAAAAAFPCTMITAYLVLSAAARFTPGDAVLVHAAAGGLGSALGQVARRLGAGQVLGTVGSPDKIAYAQAHGYDRVFLREHYREAVIAATGGAGVQIVVDPVGGNLRDESLEVLSVLGQLIVLGNAGNGEDTFQSTNGLWLSSKGVQGFNLLAVCLQAPEKIKDAARRVLEWIARDELHVPISGVLPLEAADEAHRRIEQRTTTGKLVLKIGR is encoded by the coding sequence ATGCGTGCAGTCGCGATCAAAAGTTTCGGCGGACCGGAGAATCTCGCCGCCTGTCAGATGCCCGACCCCCAGCCTGAAGTCGGCGAAGTCACCATCGATGTCGAGTACGCTGGAGTCAATTATCTCGAACTGATGTTCCGGCGCGGGTTCGTCGCTGTGCCGTTGCCCTTTGTACCGGGCATCGAGGTGGCAGGACACATTCGGGCTGTCGGCGAGGGGGTGACGGACCTGCAGGTCGGCCAACCGGTCGCCGCGCTCACCATCGTCGGCCAGGGCGGTTATGCGGAGGTGGTGCGCTCCCCCGCCGCCCTCACCTTCGCTCTCGATACGCTCGCAAGGCCCGTCGATCTCGCCGCCGCCGCCGCCTTCCCCTGCACCATGATCACGGCCTATCTGGTGCTGTCGGCCGCCGCTCGATTTACCCCCGGCGATGCGGTGCTGGTGCATGCGGCGGCCGGGGGACTCGGCAGCGCCCTCGGCCAAGTCGCCCGCCGGCTCGGAGCCGGCCAGGTGCTCGGCACCGTCGGCAGCCCCGACAAGATCGCTTACGCCCAAGCGCACGGTTACGACCGCGTGTTTTTGCGCGAGCACTACCGTGAGGCGGTGATCGCGGCCACGGGTGGCGCCGGGGTGCAGATCGTCGTCGATCCGGTTGGCGGCAACCTGCGCGATGAGAGCCTTGAAGTGTTGAGCGTGCTGGGTCAGCTTATCGTTCTGGGCAACGCCGGCAACGGCGAGGACACTTTCCAGTCGACTAACGGCCTGTGGCTCTCGAGTAAGGGGGTGCAGGGCTTCAACCTGCTGGCGGTGTGCCTGCAGGCGCCCGAGAAGATCAAAGACGCCGCGCGCCGGGTGCTTGAGTGGATCGCCCGGGATGAACTGCACGTTCCGATCAGCGGCGTCCTGCCCCTCGAGGCGGCCGACGAAGCCCACCGCCGCATCGAGCAGCGGACCACCACCGGCAAGCTCGTCCTCAAAATTGGCCGGTAG
- a CDS encoding FAD-dependent oxidoreductase encodes MAFNNRNILAAERGKAALQADCIIIGGGPAGAVLSLLLARQGVSVILFEAQKDFDRDFRGDSLHAVVMELMDDLRLTERLLEHKHSKLKTLTMVSAAGAARVADFSRLPTHHNYMTMVAQKDFLNFMVAEAKRYANFRVFMATSVQRLIEEEGEIRGVVFNGPDGPQEARCALTVGADGRTSRTRQMAGIDLVKFSQAVDVLWFRLPRYPHEPEGVLYRVGQGAVMGQADRSDVWQISYIIRKGTYQKLRAQGIEGLHRSVTTLVPELADRVGLLKDWSQASLLSVESGYVRRWYRPGLLLIGDAAHVMSPFGGVGISYAIQDAVAAANVLAGPLRSGRVGVSHLAAVQRRRELPTRISQYYQAMIQDQLLATAANEGIPPKPTLLRRLLRLPGLRELPTRLLAFGLWPARLQAKQSIPPNIHQ; translated from the coding sequence ATGGCATTCAACAACCGCAACATCCTGGCTGCAGAACGCGGAAAAGCCGCTTTGCAGGCGGATTGCATCATCATCGGCGGCGGACCGGCGGGGGCCGTCCTCTCTTTGCTGTTGGCCCGCCAGGGGGTCTCGGTGATCCTCTTCGAAGCGCAAAAAGACTTCGACCGCGATTTTCGGGGCGACTCGCTGCACGCCGTGGTCATGGAGTTGATGGACGATCTCCGATTGACCGAGCGCCTCTTGGAGCACAAACACAGCAAGCTCAAAACCCTCACCATGGTCAGCGCCGCGGGGGCGGCCCGGGTGGCTGATTTCAGCCGCTTGCCGACCCACCACAATTACATGACCATGGTCGCCCAGAAGGACTTTTTGAACTTCATGGTCGCCGAGGCGAAGCGCTACGCGAACTTCCGAGTCTTCATGGCCACCAGCGTGCAGCGGCTCATCGAGGAGGAGGGCGAAATCCGCGGTGTGGTCTTCAATGGCCCGGACGGACCGCAGGAGGCCCGCTGCGCCCTGACGGTCGGTGCGGACGGACGCACCTCCCGCACCCGCCAGATGGCCGGCATCGATCTGGTCAAATTTTCCCAGGCGGTGGACGTGCTTTGGTTCCGCCTGCCGCGCTACCCCCACGAACCGGAGGGGGTCCTCTACCGGGTCGGTCAGGGGGCGGTCATGGGCCAGGCCGATCGCTCCGATGTCTGGCAAATCAGCTATATCATCCGCAAGGGCACCTACCAGAAACTGCGCGCCCAGGGCATCGAGGGGTTGCACCGGTCGGTGACGACGCTGGTGCCGGAACTGGCCGACCGGGTGGGGTTGCTCAAGGACTGGTCGCAGGCGTCGCTGCTGTCGGTCGAATCGGGCTACGTCCGCCGCTGGTACCGCCCGGGGCTGTTGCTGATTGGCGATGCGGCCCACGTGATGTCGCCTTTCGGTGGGGTGGGCATCAGTTACGCGATCCAGGACGCGGTCGCTGCGGCCAATGTCCTGGCGGGGCCTCTGCGCAGCGGGCGCGTCGGGGTGAGCCACCTGGCTGCTGTCCAGCGCCGCCGGGAACTGCCCACCCGCATTAGCCAGTACTACCAGGCGATGATCCAGGACCAGCTGTTGGCCACAGCCGCCAACGAAGGCATTCCGCCCAAACCGACCCTGCTGCGGCGGCTGCTGCGCCTGCCCGGGCTGCGGGAACTGCCGACGCGGCTGCTCGCCTTCGGTCTGTGGCCCGCCCGCCTGCAGGCCAAGCAAAGCATTCCACCCAATATCCATCAATAG
- a CDS encoding HAD family hydrolase yields MKIQGLFLDFDGVISDNSNELMIRWLHAYACRTAEGPVGLQTVRTVAKLASACTPRELLELFFHSFAIPGQIGEVQQAMHRETSTAVRIGDALAPLLAGCARQGIPVKVLSQRSATQGTFNQLHHVPGIERDMICSTRGLSKANPLCYRQVGEELGIDLGGWLMVDDSPYALRGAKLAGLQTAWIVTAGFHEADYRDYEGLIDLRLGSLAALLPLIDDRQAAA; encoded by the coding sequence ATGAAAATCCAAGGGCTATTTCTTGATTTCGACGGGGTGATCTCAGATAACTCCAACGAACTGATGATCCGCTGGCTGCACGCCTACGCCTGCCGCACCGCCGAGGGGCCGGTGGGGCTGCAGACGGTGCGCACGGTGGCCAAACTGGCGTCGGCCTGTACGCCCCGGGAGCTGTTGGAGTTGTTTTTTCACTCCTTTGCCATCCCGGGTCAAATCGGCGAGGTGCAGCAGGCGATGCACCGCGAGACCAGTACCGCAGTCCGCATCGGCGACGCGCTGGCGCCATTGCTGGCCGGCTGCGCCCGCCAGGGGATCCCAGTCAAGGTACTCTCGCAGCGCAGCGCCACCCAGGGCACCTTTAACCAGTTGCACCATGTTCCTGGCATCGAACGGGACATGATTTGCTCCACCCGCGGTCTGTCCAAGGCCAATCCCCTGTGCTATCGGCAGGTCGGCGAGGAACTGGGCATCGACCTGGGTGGGTGGCTGATGGTCGACGATTCGCCCTACGCGCTGCGCGGCGCGAAGCTAGCCGGGCTGCAGACGGCCTGGATCGTCACGGCGGGCTTCCACGAGGCTGACTACCGCGATTACGAGGGGCTCATCGACCTGCGGCTCGGCTCGCTCGCGGCCTTGCTGCCGCTCATCGACGATCGGCAGGCCGCGGCCTGA
- a CDS encoding type I polyketide synthase, whose amino-acid sequence MEAIAIVGLGCRFPGAANPAEYWRLLRDGVDAIAEVPAERWDVDAFYDPQAIAPRTMNTRWGGFLGGVERFDNQFFGISAREAQYMDPQQRLLLEVAYEALESAGQPLEQLAGSQTGVFVGICNSDYYRLNLNQPDDIDAYASTGGIYCIAANRLSYLLDLRGPSLAVDTACSSSLVAVHLACQSLRRGECTLAVAAGVQLMLTPELSISLAKAHMLSPDGRCRTFDSRANGYVRGEGCGVVVLKSLTRALGDGDPILAVIRGTATNQDGRSNGLTAPNGYAQQAVIRAALADAGIRAGEIDYVEAHGTGTPLGDPIEALALGAVLAEGRPADRPCRIGSAKTNIGHLEAAAGIAGLIKVVLALRHRLIPPNLHFEAANPHIPFEQLPLRVQEHLEPWPRREGPARAGVSSFGFGGTNAHVVLQEAPVGGLENRPADDSPQVLPLSARSAEALRDLAEALRGQLADKPDAHSLAEWCYSAGVRRTHHNHRLCLVARSQTELAEQLETWLQGVTPPGGSQGRKVPSRSLKVAFVFTGQGPQWWAMGRQLWQREAVFRQVFGECDRLMGRYADWSLVQELLAEKTDSRLQETEIAQPVLFALQVALTALWRSWGVTPDAVVGHSVGEVAAAYVAGALNLPDALQLVFRRAQLMQRATGAGRMAAVWLGRAEVEPLIAEYAGRLAVAALNSPTTTVLSGEADALAAVLEGLQQRGVTTKMLPVNYAFHCPQMEPMRPELVGHLHDLKPRAGQIPFYSTVTGQICPGSDLDAEYWGRNLREAVQFADAVDALIQSGHHIFVEIGPHPALASALAECLERRQKQGACLPSLRRYEDERATMLASLGQLYTLGCRVDWRLLYPQEPLPFVPLPAYPWQWQRFWLESTNGTQASNGHAAGGFATPGNGHLPGVANLSAGVSPRDALLAASPAERLVHLGGYLREKLAAVLRQPMNAVDPQQPLTQLGLDSLMAVELRSRVLEDLQINIPINLFFNNTGLGHLAEFLAEQTPAAEAPAAAVLPLLDPAVGMPWFRAWQQEFDPRRIARIDRQLVHKDYDHNVLLARLSRVDENTVLAEMVQDLAHPFFYEHPKDHVPGLYLIEAARQLVTALSHIYHGVAMGKAFILDEIQARFLRLAETDAPVFLIARSRDPVYSRGELLQMHNDLCLLQNEAVVAEMSCLFRVFDPVGYDHLRSRKSQAVPG is encoded by the coding sequence ATGGAAGCGATAGCGATTGTGGGCCTGGGCTGCCGTTTTCCCGGTGCTGCGAATCCTGCGGAGTATTGGCGGCTGTTGCGCGACGGCGTCGATGCGATCGCCGAGGTGCCCGCCGAGCGCTGGGACGTCGATGCTTTCTACGACCCGCAAGCGATCGCCCCCCGGACGATGAACACCCGCTGGGGCGGTTTCTTGGGCGGGGTCGAGCGCTTTGACAACCAGTTTTTTGGCATCTCGGCCCGGGAAGCCCAGTACATGGACCCCCAGCAGCGGCTGCTATTGGAGGTGGCCTACGAAGCGCTCGAAAGCGCCGGTCAACCGCTCGAGCAGCTGGCGGGTAGCCAGACCGGCGTCTTTGTGGGCATCTGCAACAGCGATTACTACCGGCTCAATCTCAACCAGCCCGACGACATCGACGCCTACGCGAGCACCGGCGGCATCTACTGCATCGCCGCCAACCGTCTTTCCTACCTGCTCGATCTGCGCGGTCCGAGCCTGGCGGTCGATACGGCCTGTTCCTCGTCGCTGGTGGCGGTGCACCTGGCCTGCCAGAGCCTGCGCCGGGGCGAGTGCACCCTGGCGGTGGCCGCCGGTGTCCAGTTGATGCTCACCCCGGAGCTGAGCATATCGCTGGCCAAGGCCCACATGCTCTCCCCCGACGGCCGCTGCCGAACCTTCGACAGCCGGGCGAACGGCTACGTGCGCGGCGAAGGTTGCGGTGTGGTCGTCCTCAAGTCCCTGACGCGCGCCCTGGGCGACGGTGACCCGATTTTGGCCGTCATCCGCGGCACCGCCACCAACCAGGACGGTCGCAGCAACGGCCTCACCGCCCCCAACGGCTACGCCCAGCAGGCCGTCATCCGCGCAGCCCTGGCGGACGCCGGCATCCGCGCCGGCGAGATCGATTATGTCGAGGCCCACGGCACCGGCACCCCCCTAGGCGATCCGATCGAAGCGCTCGCCCTCGGTGCGGTGCTCGCCGAAGGCCGTCCCGCGGACCGACCCTGCCGCATCGGCTCAGCGAAGACCAACATCGGCCACCTCGAAGCGGCGGCGGGCATCGCCGGTCTTATCAAGGTGGTGCTGGCCCTCCGACACCGGCTCATCCCGCCCAATTTGCACTTCGAAGCGGCCAACCCCCACATTCCTTTCGAGCAACTGCCCCTCAGGGTGCAGGAGCACCTCGAACCCTGGCCGCGGCGGGAGGGACCAGCGAGAGCGGGGGTGAGTTCCTTCGGCTTTGGCGGCACCAACGCCCACGTCGTCCTGCAGGAGGCACCGGTGGGCGGCCTTGAAAACCGGCCCGCGGACGACAGCCCCCAGGTGTTGCCCCTGTCCGCCCGCAGCGCCGAGGCCCTGCGGGATCTGGCCGAAGCCTTGCGCGGGCAGTTGGCGGACAAGCCGGATGCCCACTCCCTGGCCGAATGGTGCTACAGCGCCGGTGTGCGGCGCACCCACCACAACCATCGCCTCTGCCTGGTCGCCCGCTCGCAGACGGAACTGGCCGAGCAACTGGAAACCTGGCTGCAGGGCGTCACCCCCCCCGGCGGCAGCCAGGGGCGCAAGGTGCCCAGCCGTTCGCTGAAGGTTGCCTTTGTCTTTACCGGCCAGGGACCGCAGTGGTGGGCGATGGGACGGCAACTCTGGCAGCGCGAGGCGGTGTTTCGGCAAGTATTCGGCGAGTGCGACCGCCTGATGGGCCGCTACGCCGACTGGTCGCTGGTGCAGGAATTGCTCGCCGAGAAGACCGACTCGCGCCTGCAGGAAACGGAGATTGCCCAGCCGGTGCTGTTTGCCCTGCAGGTGGCGCTCACCGCCCTCTGGCGTTCGTGGGGCGTCACCCCCGATGCGGTGGTCGGCCACAGCGTCGGTGAAGTGGCCGCCGCCTACGTGGCCGGCGCTTTGAATCTGCCGGACGCCTTGCAGCTGGTCTTTCGCCGGGCGCAACTGATGCAGCGTGCCACCGGGGCAGGCCGGATGGCCGCCGTCTGGCTGGGCCGCGCCGAGGTGGAACCGCTCATCGCCGAGTACGCGGGCCGGCTCGCCGTCGCCGCCCTCAACAGCCCCACCACCACGGTCCTCTCCGGCGAGGCCGACGCCCTGGCGGCTGTCCTCGAAGGGCTTCAGCAACGGGGCGTCACCACCAAAATGCTGCCGGTCAACTACGCCTTCCACTGCCCGCAAATGGAACCGATGCGCCCGGAACTGGTCGGCCACCTCCACGATCTCAAGCCGCGGGCCGGGCAAATTCCCTTCTACTCGACGGTCACCGGCCAGATCTGCCCTGGCAGCGACCTCGACGCCGAATACTGGGGCCGCAATCTGCGCGAAGCTGTCCAGTTTGCCGATGCGGTCGACGCGCTGATCCAGAGCGGCCACCACATTTTTGTCGAAATCGGTCCGCACCCGGCCCTGGCCTCCGCCCTGGCCGAATGCCTGGAGCGCCGCCAGAAGCAGGGCGCCTGCCTGCCTTCGCTGCGGCGCTACGAGGATGAGCGGGCCACGATGCTCGCAAGCCTCGGACAACTGTACACCCTGGGTTGCCGCGTGGATTGGCGGCTACTGTACCCCCAGGAACCGCTGCCCTTCGTACCCCTGCCCGCGTACCCCTGGCAATGGCAGCGCTTCTGGCTTGAAAGCACCAACGGTACACAGGCGAGCAACGGCCATGCTGCGGGTGGGTTCGCCACGCCAGGCAACGGCCATCTGCCTGGCGTGGCGAACCTATCCGCGGGAGTTTCACCGCGCGACGCGCTGCTTGCCGCTTCGCCCGCCGAGCGCCTGGTGCACCTGGGGGGTTATCTGCGCGAGAAGCTGGCCGCGGTGCTGCGCCAGCCGATGAACGCCGTAGATCCGCAGCAGCCGCTCACCCAGTTGGGCCTCGATTCGTTGATGGCGGTAGAACTGCGCTCGCGCGTGCTGGAGGACTTGCAGATCAATATTCCGATCAACCTGTTTTTTAACAACACGGGCCTCGGGCACCTGGCGGAGTTTCTGGCGGAGCAAACCCCGGCCGCCGAAGCTCCCGCCGCCGCTGTCCTGCCGCTGTTGGACCCGGCCGTGGGCATGCCTTGGTTTCGTGCCTGGCAGCAGGAGTTCGATCCGCGGCGGATCGCGCGCATCGATCGGCAGCTGGTCCATAAAGACTACGACCACAACGTGCTGTTGGCGCGCTTGAGCCGGGTGGACGAAAACACGGTGCTGGCCGAGATGGTGCAGGATCTGGCGCATCCGTTCTTCTACGAACACCCCAAAGACCACGTCCCGGGGCTCTATCTCATCGAAGCCGCCCGCCAGCTGGTGACGGCGCTTTCGCACATCTACCACGGTGTGGCGATGGGCAAGGCTTTCATCCTCGACGAGATCCAGGCCCGCTTCCTGCGGCTTGCCGAGACGGACGCGCCCGTGTTCTTGATCGCCCGCAGCCGCGATCCGGTTTACTCCCGGGGTGAGCTGCTGCAGATGCACAACGATCTGTGCCTGTTGCAAAACGAGGCGGTGGTGGCCGAGATGAGCTGTCTGTTTCGGGTCTTCGACCCGGTGGGCTACGACCACCTGCGCAGCCGCAAAAGCCAGGCCGTGCCCGGCTAG
- a CDS encoding acyl carrier protein, translated as MSSQSSLKPIVGAALIQEWLKVKLSERLKISTEEIDPEETFSSHGLSSAQALILLAQLEEWLHLHLSPTLFWNYPTLVSFSHRIAEEASSPAQPKPDQGEPRWKR; from the coding sequence ATGTCTTCCCAGTCCAGCCTCAAGCCGATCGTCGGCGCCGCCCTCATCCAGGAGTGGCTGAAGGTCAAACTGAGCGAACGGCTGAAAATCTCCACCGAAGAGATCGACCCGGAGGAAACCTTCTCCAGCCATGGCCTCAGCTCGGCCCAGGCGCTGATTTTGCTGGCCCAACTGGAGGAGTGGCTCCATCTGCATCTGTCGCCGACGCTGTTCTGGAACTATCCGACGCTGGTGTCCTTCAGCCACCGGATCGCCGAGGAAGCTTCCAGCCCCGCCCAACCGAAGCCTGATCAAGGAGAGCCGCGATGGAAGCGATAG
- a CDS encoding PfaD family polyunsaturated fatty acid/polyketide biosynthesis protein: MPPSNRLEYLGSCFNPYQFWEGPLESVAFDEEAMRALALDGDRPLYVVKIDERIGMAQSGGPAPTGRGRTATAQLLLKAPPLLPEQLGDDRFRADHGVKYAYATGAMANGIASEEMVIALGRERLLGSFGAAGLVPERIEAAIQRLQQALPTGPYAFNLIHSPSEAAIERGAVDLYLKYGVTTVEASAFMDLTPSIVRYRAAGLSHRGDEIVIGHKIIAKVSRPEVATRFLQPAPHPVLRQLVESGQISELQARLAEQVPMCDDLTVEADSGGHTDNRPLVCLLPAIIALRDEIQERFGYSRPVRVGAAGGIGTPHAVQAALAMGAAYVVTGSVNQACIEAGASRHTKQLLAQADLADVAMAPAADMFELGVKLQVLKRGTLFASRAQKLFELYRTCESLEAIPGPEREKLEKQIFRRPLEAIWRDTVAYFASRDPEQIQRATDNPKRKMALVFRWYLGLSSRWSNAGEPGREADYQIWCGPAMGAFNHWVKNTYLAEPANRSVLDVAWHLMRGAALLQRLEGMRLQGLHFPAAWTQYRPVAGPVQPSRVLEVHR; encoded by the coding sequence GTGCCACCATCCAACCGTCTCGAATACTTGGGCTCCTGCTTCAATCCCTACCAGTTCTGGGAAGGTCCGCTGGAGTCGGTCGCCTTCGACGAAGAGGCTATGCGGGCGCTGGCGCTCGATGGGGACCGGCCGCTGTACGTCGTCAAAATCGACGAGCGCATCGGCATGGCCCAAAGCGGCGGCCCCGCTCCCACCGGGCGCGGCAGGACCGCCACGGCCCAACTGCTCTTGAAGGCGCCGCCGCTGTTGCCCGAGCAACTCGGAGACGATCGTTTCCGGGCCGATCACGGGGTCAAGTATGCCTATGCCACCGGGGCGATGGCCAACGGCATCGCTTCGGAGGAGATGGTGATTGCCCTCGGCCGCGAGCGATTGCTCGGGTCGTTCGGGGCGGCTGGGCTCGTGCCTGAGCGCATCGAAGCGGCGATCCAGCGGCTCCAGCAGGCGCTGCCGACGGGACCCTACGCCTTCAACTTGATCCACAGCCCCAGCGAAGCGGCGATCGAGCGGGGGGCGGTCGATCTCTATCTCAAATACGGCGTGACGACCGTCGAAGCCTCGGCGTTCATGGATCTCACCCCGAGCATCGTCCGCTATCGGGCGGCCGGGTTGAGCCACCGGGGCGACGAGATCGTGATCGGCCACAAGATCATCGCCAAGGTGTCCCGCCCGGAAGTGGCGACGCGCTTTTTGCAGCCCGCTCCCCACCCTGTGCTCAGACAACTGGTCGAAAGCGGCCAGATCAGCGAACTGCAGGCCCGACTGGCCGAGCAGGTGCCGATGTGCGACGACCTCACCGTCGAAGCGGATTCGGGCGGTCATACCGACAACCGGCCGCTGGTCTGCCTGCTGCCGGCCATCATCGCCCTGCGCGACGAGATCCAGGAGCGCTTTGGTTACTCCCGGCCGGTGCGGGTGGGTGCCGCCGGCGGGATCGGCACCCCCCACGCGGTCCAGGCTGCCTTGGCGATGGGGGCCGCCTACGTGGTCACCGGTTCGGTCAACCAGGCGTGCATCGAAGCCGGGGCCTCCCGCCACACCAAGCAACTGCTGGCCCAGGCCGATCTGGCCGATGTGGCGATGGCCCCAGCCGCCGACATGTTCGAACTGGGCGTCAAGCTGCAGGTGCTCAAGCGGGGCACCCTGTTCGCCAGCCGCGCCCAGAAGCTTTTTGAACTGTACAGAACCTGCGAGTCGCTGGAGGCTATCCCTGGCCCCGAGCGCGAAAAGCTCGAAAAGCAAATTTTCCGCCGGCCTTTAGAGGCGATCTGGCGGGACACCGTCGCCTATTTCGCCAGCCGCGATCCCGAGCAGATCCAGCGGGCCACGGACAACCCCAAGCGCAAGATGGCGCTGGTTTTTCGCTGGTATCTGGGTCTATCTTCGCGCTGGTCCAACGCCGGTGAACCGGGCCGTGAGGCGGATTACCAGATCTGGTGCGGTCCGGCGATGGGTGCATTCAACCATTGGGTCAAAAACACCTACCTCGCCGAACCCGCCAACCGCAGCGTCCTGGATGTGGCCTGGCACCTGATGCGCGGAGCGGCTTTGCTGCAGCGCCTCGAAGGGATGCGCCTGCAGGGCCTGCATTTTCCTGCTGCCTGGACCCAGTACCGGCCCGTCGCCGGCCCCGTCCAACCCAGTCGTGTTTTAGAGGTACACCGATGA